One segment of Triticum aestivum cultivar Chinese Spring chromosome 2A, IWGSC CS RefSeq v2.1, whole genome shotgun sequence DNA contains the following:
- the LOC123191069 gene encoding MLO-like protein 14, whose protein sequence is MAGGGEGAAGGTGEMRSLALTPTWSVATVLTLLVAASLIVERSIHRLSNWLKKTHRNPLHKAMEKMKEEMMLLGFISLLLAATSRMISGICIDSKYYNSRFSPCTKEEVEDSLSTEHMLTRKRNHIIDAILHRSLRRNLKAQSHQVESCHEGFESFVSHEGLEQLHRFIFVMAVTHVTYSCLTMLLAILKVHTWRKWEDEAFRDNHESFSQIAYASATRRQPPALTKSSSFRFWSQNNAVMWVFCFLAQFGQSVVRADYLILRKGFIMNHNLAPTYDFHTYMIRSMEEEFEKIVGVSGVLWGFVVAFMLFNVDGSNLYFWIAILPVALVLLVGAKLQHIIAILTSEGAKLTAFGPRIKPRDDLFWFKKPKFLLWLIHFVLFQNAFELASFFWFWWQFGYESCFIKNHLLVYCRLVLGFAGQFLCSYSTLPVYALVTQMGSKYKAALIPNRIRETMHGWGKDTRKRRKKRRGDDSTIRTETSTVCSLDYEDEDDDGHGHSDYATTPRLPPYLKIELRPMQGGGATPGQGMPSHHLPTGGSNWTPGGSSQHALLQRQGSASASAPSSPPPSSHDRGVSRSASMPGIASVATIASTIGLSTPPPRLNDDAHA, encoded by the exons ATggccgggggcggcgagggcgcggcggGCGGGACGGGGGAGATGCGGTCGCTGGCGCTCACGCCCACCTGGTCCGTCGCCACCGTGCTCACCCTCCTCGTCGCCGCCTCGCTCATCGTCGAGCGCTCCATCCACCGCCTCAGCAAC TGGTTGAAGAAGACTCACCGGAACCCGCTCCACAAGGCAATGGAGAAGATGAAAGAAG AAATGATGTTGCTCGGCTTCATATCCCTGCTTTTAGCGGCGACGTCGAGGATGATCTCCGGTATCTGCATCGACTCCAAGTACTACAACAGCAGGTTCTCCCCGTGCACCAAAGAGGAGGTGGAGGATTCATTGAGCACCGAGCACATGCTGACTCGCAAGCGCAACCACATAATCGATGCCATCCTGCATCGTTCTCTCAGGAGGAACCTTAAGGCGCAGTCCCATCAGGTGGAGAGCTGCCACGAG GGCTTCGAGTCGTTTGTTTCACATGAGGGTCTGGAGCAGCTCCACCGCTTCATATTTGTCATGGCGGTAACCCATGTGACTTACAGTTGCTTGACGATGTTGCTAGCTATACTCAAG GTCCATACATGGAGAAAATGGGAGGATGAAGCATTTAGAGATAATCACGAATCTTTTTCCC AGATTGCGTATGCATCAGCAACTAGAAGGCAACCACCAGCACTTACCAAATcctcttcattcagattttggagtCAAAATAATGCGGTCATGTGGGTG TTTTGCTTCCTCGCACAATTTGGCCAATCTGTTGTTCGAGCCGACTACCTTATCCTTCGCAAGGGTTTCATAATG AACCACAATCTTGCACCAACATACGACTTCCACACTTATATGATACGCTCCATGGAAGAGGAGTTTGAGAAGATTGTTGGAGTGAG TGGAGTGCTGTGGGGCTTCGTTGTTGCTTTCATGCTATTTAATGTTGATG GATCTAACCTCTACTTTTGGATAGCCATCCTCCCTGTTGCT CTTGTTCTTCTAGTCGGTGCGAAACTGCAGCATATAATAGCGATTTTAACATCAGAGGGTGCAAAGCTGACTGCATTTGGACCAAGGATAAAGCCACGCGATGATCTCTTTTGGTTCAAGAAACCAAAGTTTCTCCTGTGGTTGATTCATTTTGTTCTCTTCCAG AATGCATTCGAGCTGGCCTCTTTCTTCTGGTTCTGG TGGCAATTTGGTTATGAGTCATGCTTCATCAAAAACCACCTATTGGTTTACTGCCGCCTTGTATTGGG GTTTGCCGGACAGTTCCTCTGCAGTTACAGTACGTTGCCCGTTTATGCGCTTGTCACGCAG ATGGGATCAAAGTACAAAGCCGCCCTGATCCCCAACAGGATCAGAGAAACCATGCACGGGTGGGGCAAGGAcacaaggaagaggaggaagaagcggCGCGGCGACGATTCCACCATCCGCACAGAGACCAGCACCGTGTGCTCCCTCGACTAcgaggacgaagacgacgacgGCCATGGCCATTCCGATTATGCCACGACACCCAGGTTGCCGCCATACCTCAAGATCGAGCTGCGTCCCATGCAGGGCGGCGGTGCCACTCCGGGACAGGGCATGCCAAGCCACCATCTTCCGACGGGCGGCAGCAACTGGACCCCCGGCGGCAGCTCTCAGCATGCGCTGCTCCAGCGACAGGGCTCGGCCTCAGCCTCCGCGCCGTCGTCACCGCCACCGAGCAGCCATGACCGTGGCGTCTCAAGGTCAGCGTCGATGCCGGGGATTGCTTCTGTGGCAACGATAGCCTCGACGATAGGCCTTAGTACCCCACCGCCTCGGCTCAACGATGACGCCCATGCATAG